A window of Rhinolophus ferrumequinum isolate MPI-CBG mRhiFer1 chromosome X, mRhiFer1_v1.p, whole genome shotgun sequence contains these coding sequences:
- the XPNPEP2 gene encoding xaa-Pro aminopeptidase 2 isoform X4 encodes MALASWRCCSWLILLCAYTWGHPKPVDLKTEDVRNCSTSPQYLPMTAVNTTAQLTALREQMSTRNLSAYIIPDTDAHMNEYIGEHDKRRAWITGFTGSAGTAVVTMGKAGLWTDSRYWTQAEREMDCNWELHKEVGTFPIVNWLLTNISAGGRIGFDPSLFSIGSWESYNKSLQDSGRELVSITANLVDLVWGSERPPVPSEPIYILQEAFTGSTWQEKVSSIRSQMQKHHKAPTAVLLSALDETAWLFNLRSSDIPYNPFFYSYTLLTDSSIRLFVNKSRFNSETLHYLNSNCTGSMCVQLEDYSQVRDSVQTYATGAVRIWIGTSYTMYGLYKVIPKEKLVADTYSPVMVTKAVKNNKEQALLRASHVRDAVPMIRYLVWLEKNVPKGTVDEFSGAELLDKFRGEEKFSSGPSFQTISASGLNAALAHYSPTKEHHRKLSSDEMYLVDSGGQYWDGTTDITRTVHWGTPSAFQKEAYTRVLIGNIDLSRLVFPAATSGLAMEAFARRALWDVGLNYGHGTGHGIGNFLSVHEWPVGFQSSSITMGKGMFTSIATLCLPEPGYYHDREFGIRLEDVAVVVEAKTKYPGTYLTFDVVSLVPYDRNLIDISLLSPEQQPGTHLPPIHESCLKSTCFPTQPSRPNTTGADRGCDCCNSRSRGRVSCMLPLQGVHGPHP; translated from the exons TACCTTCCAATGACTGCGGTCAATACCACAGCACAGCTTACAGCCCTCCGCGAGCAGATGTCCACCAGGAATCTCTCTGCTTACATCATCCCGGACACGGATGCTCACATG AACGAGTACATTGGCGAACATGACAAGCGACGTGCGTGGATTACAGGCTTTACAGGGTCTGCAG GAACCGCAGTGGTGACCATGGGGAAAGCAGGTCTCTGGACCGATAGTCGTTACTGGACCCAGGCTGAACGGGAGATGGACTGCAACTGGGAGCTCCATAAAGAAG TTGGCACTTTTCCCATCGTCAACTGGCTCCTTACCAACATTTCTGCTGGGGGGCGTATAGGCTTtgacccctccctcttctccattg GCTCCTGGGAGAGTTATAACAAGTCCCTCCAAGACTCTGGCAGAGAGCTGGTGTCCATCACAGCCAACCTTGTCGACCTGGTGTGGGGGTCAGAGAGGCCTCCAGTTCCAAGTGAGCCCATTTATATCCTGCAGGAGGCATTCACAG GGAGCACCTGGCAGGAGAAAGTATCTAGCATCCGTAGCCAGATGCAGAAGCATCACAAGGCCCCAACTGCTGTGCTTCTATCGGCGCTTGATGAGACAGCCT GGCTCTTCAATCTTCGCAGTAGTGACATCCCTTATAACCCCTTCTTCTATTCCTACACACTGCTCACGGACTCCTCCATCAG ATTATTTGTAAACAAGAGTCGCTTTAACTCCGAGACCCTGCACTATCTGAACTCCAACTGCACAGGCTCCATGTGTGTGCAACTTGAAGATTACAGCCAAGTCCGTGACAGTGTCCAAACCTATGCCACAGGAGCTGTGAGGATCTGGATTGGGACCAGCTACACTATGTATGGGCTCTACAAAGTGATACCCAAG GAGAAACTCGTAGCAGACACCTACTCCCCAGTGATGGTGACCAAGGCGGTGAAAAACAATAAGGAACAGGCCCTCCTCAGGGCCAGCCAT GTGCGGGATGCTGTGCCCATGATCCGCTACTTGGTCTGGCTGGAGAAGAACGTCCCCAAAGGCACAGTGGACGAGTTCTCAGGGGCAGAGCTGCTGGATAAGTTCCGAGG AGAGGAAAAGTTTTCCTCTGGACCCAGTTTCCAAACCATCTCTGCTAGTGGTCTGAACGCTGCCCTGGCCCACTACAG CCCAACCAAGGAGCATCACCGCAAGCTATCCTCAGATGAAATGTACCTGGTGGATTCTGGGGGACAATACTG GGACGGAACCACAGATATTACCAGAACAGTCCACTGGGGCACCCCCTCTGCTTTCCAAAAG GAGGCATATACCCGCGTGTTGATAGGAAATATCGATCTGTCCAGACTTGTCTTTCCTGCTGCTACATCAG GACTAGCAATGGAAGCCTTTGCCCGCAGAGCCCTGTGGGATGTTGGACTCAATTATGGTCATGGGACAGGCCATGGCATTGGCAACTTCCTAAGTGTGCACGAGT GGCCAGTAGGATTCCAGTCCAGCAGCATTACCATGGGCAAGGGCATGTTCACTTCCATCG CAACTCTGTGCCTCCCAGAACCTGGTTACTATCACGACAGAGAATTTGGGATCCGTCTTGAAGATGTGGCCGTCGTGGTAGAAGCAAAGACCAAG TACCCAGGGACCTACCTGACCTTTGATGTGGTGTCCTTGGTGCCCTATGACCGGAACCTCATTGATATCAGCCTGCTGTCCCCAGAGCAG CAACCCGGAACACATCTTCCTCCCATACACGAAAGCTGTTTGAAGTCAACTTGCTTTCCCACCCAACCCTCTAGACCAAATACTACAG GGGCCGACAGAGGCTGCGATTGCTGTAACAGCAGGTCACGTGGCAGGGTTTCCTGTATGCTGCCGCTGCAGGGTGTACATGGCCCTCACCCCTAA
- the XPNPEP2 gene encoding xaa-Pro aminopeptidase 2 isoform X6, translating to MALASWRCCSWLILLCAYTWGHPKPVDLKTEDVRNCSTSPQYLPMTAVNTTAQLTALREQMSTRNLSAYIIPDTDAHMNEYIGEHDKRRAWITGFTGSAGTAVVTMGKAGLWTDSRYWTQAEREMDCNWELHKEVGTFPIVNWLLTNISAGGRIGFDPSLFSIGSWESYNKSLQDSGRELVSITANLVDLVWGSERPPVPSEPIYILQEAFTGSTWQEKVSSIRSQMQKHHKAPTAVLLSALDETAWLFNLRSSDIPYNPFFYSYTLLTDSSIRLFVNKSRFNSETLHYLNSNCTGSMCVQLEDYSQVRDSVQTYATGAVRIWIGTSYTMYGLYKVIPKEKLVADTYSPVMVTKAVKNNKEQALLRASHVRDAVPMIRYLVWLEKNVPKGTVDEFSGAELLDKFRGEEKFSSGPSFQTISASGLNAALAHYSPTKEHHRKLSSDEMYLVDSGGQYWDGTTDITRTVHWGTPSAFQKEAYTRVLIGNIDLSRLVFPAATSGLAMEAFARRALWDVGLNYGHGTGHGIGNFLSVHEWPVGFQSSSITMGKGMFTSIATLCLPEPGYYHDREFGIRLEDVAVVVEAKTKYPGTYLTFDVVSLVPYDRNLIDISLLSPEQQPGTHLPPIHESCLKSTCFPTQPSRPNTTVGPLYPRMLNRKIRGTS from the exons TACCTTCCAATGACTGCGGTCAATACCACAGCACAGCTTACAGCCCTCCGCGAGCAGATGTCCACCAGGAATCTCTCTGCTTACATCATCCCGGACACGGATGCTCACATG AACGAGTACATTGGCGAACATGACAAGCGACGTGCGTGGATTACAGGCTTTACAGGGTCTGCAG GAACCGCAGTGGTGACCATGGGGAAAGCAGGTCTCTGGACCGATAGTCGTTACTGGACCCAGGCTGAACGGGAGATGGACTGCAACTGGGAGCTCCATAAAGAAG TTGGCACTTTTCCCATCGTCAACTGGCTCCTTACCAACATTTCTGCTGGGGGGCGTATAGGCTTtgacccctccctcttctccattg GCTCCTGGGAGAGTTATAACAAGTCCCTCCAAGACTCTGGCAGAGAGCTGGTGTCCATCACAGCCAACCTTGTCGACCTGGTGTGGGGGTCAGAGAGGCCTCCAGTTCCAAGTGAGCCCATTTATATCCTGCAGGAGGCATTCACAG GGAGCACCTGGCAGGAGAAAGTATCTAGCATCCGTAGCCAGATGCAGAAGCATCACAAGGCCCCAACTGCTGTGCTTCTATCGGCGCTTGATGAGACAGCCT GGCTCTTCAATCTTCGCAGTAGTGACATCCCTTATAACCCCTTCTTCTATTCCTACACACTGCTCACGGACTCCTCCATCAG ATTATTTGTAAACAAGAGTCGCTTTAACTCCGAGACCCTGCACTATCTGAACTCCAACTGCACAGGCTCCATGTGTGTGCAACTTGAAGATTACAGCCAAGTCCGTGACAGTGTCCAAACCTATGCCACAGGAGCTGTGAGGATCTGGATTGGGACCAGCTACACTATGTATGGGCTCTACAAAGTGATACCCAAG GAGAAACTCGTAGCAGACACCTACTCCCCAGTGATGGTGACCAAGGCGGTGAAAAACAATAAGGAACAGGCCCTCCTCAGGGCCAGCCAT GTGCGGGATGCTGTGCCCATGATCCGCTACTTGGTCTGGCTGGAGAAGAACGTCCCCAAAGGCACAGTGGACGAGTTCTCAGGGGCAGAGCTGCTGGATAAGTTCCGAGG AGAGGAAAAGTTTTCCTCTGGACCCAGTTTCCAAACCATCTCTGCTAGTGGTCTGAACGCTGCCCTGGCCCACTACAG CCCAACCAAGGAGCATCACCGCAAGCTATCCTCAGATGAAATGTACCTGGTGGATTCTGGGGGACAATACTG GGACGGAACCACAGATATTACCAGAACAGTCCACTGGGGCACCCCCTCTGCTTTCCAAAAG GAGGCATATACCCGCGTGTTGATAGGAAATATCGATCTGTCCAGACTTGTCTTTCCTGCTGCTACATCAG GACTAGCAATGGAAGCCTTTGCCCGCAGAGCCCTGTGGGATGTTGGACTCAATTATGGTCATGGGACAGGCCATGGCATTGGCAACTTCCTAAGTGTGCACGAGT GGCCAGTAGGATTCCAGTCCAGCAGCATTACCATGGGCAAGGGCATGTTCACTTCCATCG CAACTCTGTGCCTCCCAGAACCTGGTTACTATCACGACAGAGAATTTGGGATCCGTCTTGAAGATGTGGCCGTCGTGGTAGAAGCAAAGACCAAG TACCCAGGGACCTACCTGACCTTTGATGTGGTGTCCTTGGTGCCCTATGACCGGAACCTCATTGATATCAGCCTGCTGTCCCCAGAGCAG CAACCCGGAACACATCTTCCTCCCATACACGAAAGCTGTTTGAAGTCAACTTGCTTTCCCACCCAACCCTCTAGACCAAATACTACAG TTGGCCCTCTATATCCTCGGATGCTGAACCGGAAGATACGGGGGACCAgctaa
- the XPNPEP2 gene encoding xaa-Pro aminopeptidase 2 isoform X5, whose translation MALASWRCCSWLILLCAYTWGHPKPVDLKTEDVRNCSTSPQYLPMTAVNTTAQLTALREQMSTRNLSAYIIPDTDAHMNEYIGEHDKRRAWITGFTGSAGTAVVTMGKAGLWTDSRYWTQAEREMDCNWELHKEVGTFPIVNWLLTNISAGGRIGFDPSLFSIGSWESYNKSLQDSGRELVSITANLVDLVWGSERPPVPSEPIYILQEAFTGSTWQEKVSSIRSQMQKHHKAPTAVLLSALDETAWLFNLRSSDIPYNPFFYSYTLLTDSSIRLFVNKSRFNSETLHYLNSNCTGSMCVQLEDYSQVRDSVQTYATGAVRIWIGTSYTMYGLYKVIPKEKLVADTYSPVMVTKAVKNNKEQALLRASHVRDAVPMIRYLVWLEKNVPKGTVDEFSGAELLDKFRGEEKFSSGPSFQTISASGLNAALAHYSPTKEHHRKLSSDEMYLVDSGGQYWDGTTDITRTVHWGTPSAFQKEAYTRVLIGNIDLSRLVFPAATSGLAMEAFARRALWDVGLNYGHGTGHGIGNFLSVHEWPVGFQSSSITMGKGMFTSIEPGYYHDREFGIRLEDVAVVVEAKTKYPGTYLTFDVVSLVPYDRNLIDISLLSPEQLQYLNHYYQTIREKVGPELQQRQLLEEFEWLQKQTEPLSSRAPCTTSLASVLAVSTLAILNWNV comes from the exons TACCTTCCAATGACTGCGGTCAATACCACAGCACAGCTTACAGCCCTCCGCGAGCAGATGTCCACCAGGAATCTCTCTGCTTACATCATCCCGGACACGGATGCTCACATG AACGAGTACATTGGCGAACATGACAAGCGACGTGCGTGGATTACAGGCTTTACAGGGTCTGCAG GAACCGCAGTGGTGACCATGGGGAAAGCAGGTCTCTGGACCGATAGTCGTTACTGGACCCAGGCTGAACGGGAGATGGACTGCAACTGGGAGCTCCATAAAGAAG TTGGCACTTTTCCCATCGTCAACTGGCTCCTTACCAACATTTCTGCTGGGGGGCGTATAGGCTTtgacccctccctcttctccattg GCTCCTGGGAGAGTTATAACAAGTCCCTCCAAGACTCTGGCAGAGAGCTGGTGTCCATCACAGCCAACCTTGTCGACCTGGTGTGGGGGTCAGAGAGGCCTCCAGTTCCAAGTGAGCCCATTTATATCCTGCAGGAGGCATTCACAG GGAGCACCTGGCAGGAGAAAGTATCTAGCATCCGTAGCCAGATGCAGAAGCATCACAAGGCCCCAACTGCTGTGCTTCTATCGGCGCTTGATGAGACAGCCT GGCTCTTCAATCTTCGCAGTAGTGACATCCCTTATAACCCCTTCTTCTATTCCTACACACTGCTCACGGACTCCTCCATCAG ATTATTTGTAAACAAGAGTCGCTTTAACTCCGAGACCCTGCACTATCTGAACTCCAACTGCACAGGCTCCATGTGTGTGCAACTTGAAGATTACAGCCAAGTCCGTGACAGTGTCCAAACCTATGCCACAGGAGCTGTGAGGATCTGGATTGGGACCAGCTACACTATGTATGGGCTCTACAAAGTGATACCCAAG GAGAAACTCGTAGCAGACACCTACTCCCCAGTGATGGTGACCAAGGCGGTGAAAAACAATAAGGAACAGGCCCTCCTCAGGGCCAGCCAT GTGCGGGATGCTGTGCCCATGATCCGCTACTTGGTCTGGCTGGAGAAGAACGTCCCCAAAGGCACAGTGGACGAGTTCTCAGGGGCAGAGCTGCTGGATAAGTTCCGAGG AGAGGAAAAGTTTTCCTCTGGACCCAGTTTCCAAACCATCTCTGCTAGTGGTCTGAACGCTGCCCTGGCCCACTACAG CCCAACCAAGGAGCATCACCGCAAGCTATCCTCAGATGAAATGTACCTGGTGGATTCTGGGGGACAATACTG GGACGGAACCACAGATATTACCAGAACAGTCCACTGGGGCACCCCCTCTGCTTTCCAAAAG GAGGCATATACCCGCGTGTTGATAGGAAATATCGATCTGTCCAGACTTGTCTTTCCTGCTGCTACATCAG GACTAGCAATGGAAGCCTTTGCCCGCAGAGCCCTGTGGGATGTTGGACTCAATTATGGTCATGGGACAGGCCATGGCATTGGCAACTTCCTAAGTGTGCACGAGT GGCCAGTAGGATTCCAGTCCAGCAGCATTACCATGGGCAAGGGCATGTTCACTTCCATCG AACCTGGTTACTATCACGACAGAGAATTTGGGATCCGTCTTGAAGATGTGGCCGTCGTGGTAGAAGCAAAGACCAAG TACCCAGGGACCTACCTGACCTTTGATGTGGTGTCCTTGGTGCCCTATGACCGGAACCTCATTGATATCAGCCTGCTGTCCCCAGAGCAG CTCCAGTACCTGAACCACTACTACCAGACCATCCGAGAGAAGGTGGGCCCTGAGCTGCAGCAGCGCCAGCTACTGGAGGAGTTCGAGTGGTTGCAGAAACAAACAGAGCCCCTGTCCTCCAGGGCCCCATGCACCACCTCCTTGGCCTCTGTGTTGGCAGTCTCTACCCTTGCCATCCTCAACTGGAATGTCTAG
- the XPNPEP2 gene encoding xaa-Pro aminopeptidase 2 isoform X2, giving the protein MALASWRCCSWLILLCAYTWGHPKPVDLKTEDVRNCSTSPQYLPMTAVNTTAQLTALREQMSTRNLSAYIIPDTDAHMNEYIGEHDKRRAWITGFTGSAGTAVVTMGKAGLWTDSRYWTQAEREMDCNWELHKEVGTFPIVNWLLTNISAGGRIGFDPSLFSIGSWESYNKSLQDSGRELVSITANLVDLVWGSERPPVPSEPIYILQEAFTGSTWQEKVSSIRSQMQKHHKAPTAVLLSALDETAWLFNLRSSDIPYNPFFYSYTLLTDSSIRLFVNKSRFNSETLHYLNSNCTGSMCVQLEDYSQVRDSVQTYATGAVRIWIGTSYTMYGLYKVIPKEKLVADTYSPVMVTKAVKNNKEQALLRASHVRDAVPMIRYLVWLEKNVPKGTVDEFSGAELLDKFRGEEKFSSGPSFQTISASGLNAALAHYSPTKEHHRKLSSDEMYLVDSGGQYWDGTTDITRTVHWGTPSAFQKEAYTRVLIGNIDLSRLVFPAATSGLAMEAFARRALWDVGLNYGHGTGHGIGNFLSVHEWPVGFQSSSITMGKGMFTSIEPGYYHDREFGIRLEDVAVVVEAKTKYPGTYLTFDVVSLVPYDRNLIDISLLSPEQLCSLEPKLLQKCRKLPWKALKPKAAHVGFPSNFIRSSCWASFMGHLPVQSHNVRCLEGPALNLMLCCHHLEFLNNF; this is encoded by the exons TACCTTCCAATGACTGCGGTCAATACCACAGCACAGCTTACAGCCCTCCGCGAGCAGATGTCCACCAGGAATCTCTCTGCTTACATCATCCCGGACACGGATGCTCACATG AACGAGTACATTGGCGAACATGACAAGCGACGTGCGTGGATTACAGGCTTTACAGGGTCTGCAG GAACCGCAGTGGTGACCATGGGGAAAGCAGGTCTCTGGACCGATAGTCGTTACTGGACCCAGGCTGAACGGGAGATGGACTGCAACTGGGAGCTCCATAAAGAAG TTGGCACTTTTCCCATCGTCAACTGGCTCCTTACCAACATTTCTGCTGGGGGGCGTATAGGCTTtgacccctccctcttctccattg GCTCCTGGGAGAGTTATAACAAGTCCCTCCAAGACTCTGGCAGAGAGCTGGTGTCCATCACAGCCAACCTTGTCGACCTGGTGTGGGGGTCAGAGAGGCCTCCAGTTCCAAGTGAGCCCATTTATATCCTGCAGGAGGCATTCACAG GGAGCACCTGGCAGGAGAAAGTATCTAGCATCCGTAGCCAGATGCAGAAGCATCACAAGGCCCCAACTGCTGTGCTTCTATCGGCGCTTGATGAGACAGCCT GGCTCTTCAATCTTCGCAGTAGTGACATCCCTTATAACCCCTTCTTCTATTCCTACACACTGCTCACGGACTCCTCCATCAG ATTATTTGTAAACAAGAGTCGCTTTAACTCCGAGACCCTGCACTATCTGAACTCCAACTGCACAGGCTCCATGTGTGTGCAACTTGAAGATTACAGCCAAGTCCGTGACAGTGTCCAAACCTATGCCACAGGAGCTGTGAGGATCTGGATTGGGACCAGCTACACTATGTATGGGCTCTACAAAGTGATACCCAAG GAGAAACTCGTAGCAGACACCTACTCCCCAGTGATGGTGACCAAGGCGGTGAAAAACAATAAGGAACAGGCCCTCCTCAGGGCCAGCCAT GTGCGGGATGCTGTGCCCATGATCCGCTACTTGGTCTGGCTGGAGAAGAACGTCCCCAAAGGCACAGTGGACGAGTTCTCAGGGGCAGAGCTGCTGGATAAGTTCCGAGG AGAGGAAAAGTTTTCCTCTGGACCCAGTTTCCAAACCATCTCTGCTAGTGGTCTGAACGCTGCCCTGGCCCACTACAG CCCAACCAAGGAGCATCACCGCAAGCTATCCTCAGATGAAATGTACCTGGTGGATTCTGGGGGACAATACTG GGACGGAACCACAGATATTACCAGAACAGTCCACTGGGGCACCCCCTCTGCTTTCCAAAAG GAGGCATATACCCGCGTGTTGATAGGAAATATCGATCTGTCCAGACTTGTCTTTCCTGCTGCTACATCAG GACTAGCAATGGAAGCCTTTGCCCGCAGAGCCCTGTGGGATGTTGGACTCAATTATGGTCATGGGACAGGCCATGGCATTGGCAACTTCCTAAGTGTGCACGAGT GGCCAGTAGGATTCCAGTCCAGCAGCATTACCATGGGCAAGGGCATGTTCACTTCCATCG AACCTGGTTACTATCACGACAGAGAATTTGGGATCCGTCTTGAAGATGTGGCCGTCGTGGTAGAAGCAAAGACCAAG TACCCAGGGACCTACCTGACCTTTGATGTGGTGTCCTTGGTGCCCTATGACCGGAACCTCATTGATATCAGCCTGCTGTCCCCAGAGCAG ctcTGCTCCCTAGAGCCCAAGCTTCTTCAGAAATGCCGCAAGCTGCCATGGAAAGCACTCAAGCCAAAAGCAGCCCATGTGGGCTTCCCATCAAATTTTATTAGAAGCAGTTGCTGGGCCAGCTTCATGGGTCATctacctgtgcagtcacacaacGTCCGGTGCTTAGAAGGGCCTGCTCTTaatttaatgctctgctgtcaccatcttgaatttcttaataatttttga
- the XPNPEP2 gene encoding xaa-Pro aminopeptidase 2 isoform X1: protein MALASWRCCSWLILLCAYTWGHPKPVDLKTEDVRNCSTSPQYLPMTAVNTTAQLTALREQMSTRNLSAYIIPDTDAHMNEYIGEHDKRRAWITGFTGSAGTAVVTMGKAGLWTDSRYWTQAEREMDCNWELHKEVGTFPIVNWLLTNISAGGRIGFDPSLFSIGSWESYNKSLQDSGRELVSITANLVDLVWGSERPPVPSEPIYILQEAFTGSTWQEKVSSIRSQMQKHHKAPTAVLLSALDETAWLFNLRSSDIPYNPFFYSYTLLTDSSIRLFVNKSRFNSETLHYLNSNCTGSMCVQLEDYSQVRDSVQTYATGAVRIWIGTSYTMYGLYKVIPKEKLVADTYSPVMVTKAVKNNKEQALLRASHVRDAVPMIRYLVWLEKNVPKGTVDEFSGAELLDKFRGEEKFSSGPSFQTISASGLNAALAHYSPTKEHHRKLSSDEMYLVDSGGQYWDGTTDITRTVHWGTPSAFQKEAYTRVLIGNIDLSRLVFPAATSGLAMEAFARRALWDVGLNYGHGTGHGIGNFLSVHEWPVGFQSSSITMGKGMFTSIATLCLPEPGYYHDREFGIRLEDVAVVVEAKTKYPGTYLTFDVVSLVPYDRNLIDISLLSPEQLCSLEPKLLQKCRKLPWKALKPKAAHVGFPSNFIRSSCWASFMGHLPVQSHNVRCLEGPALNLMLCCHHLEFLNNF from the exons TACCTTCCAATGACTGCGGTCAATACCACAGCACAGCTTACAGCCCTCCGCGAGCAGATGTCCACCAGGAATCTCTCTGCTTACATCATCCCGGACACGGATGCTCACATG AACGAGTACATTGGCGAACATGACAAGCGACGTGCGTGGATTACAGGCTTTACAGGGTCTGCAG GAACCGCAGTGGTGACCATGGGGAAAGCAGGTCTCTGGACCGATAGTCGTTACTGGACCCAGGCTGAACGGGAGATGGACTGCAACTGGGAGCTCCATAAAGAAG TTGGCACTTTTCCCATCGTCAACTGGCTCCTTACCAACATTTCTGCTGGGGGGCGTATAGGCTTtgacccctccctcttctccattg GCTCCTGGGAGAGTTATAACAAGTCCCTCCAAGACTCTGGCAGAGAGCTGGTGTCCATCACAGCCAACCTTGTCGACCTGGTGTGGGGGTCAGAGAGGCCTCCAGTTCCAAGTGAGCCCATTTATATCCTGCAGGAGGCATTCACAG GGAGCACCTGGCAGGAGAAAGTATCTAGCATCCGTAGCCAGATGCAGAAGCATCACAAGGCCCCAACTGCTGTGCTTCTATCGGCGCTTGATGAGACAGCCT GGCTCTTCAATCTTCGCAGTAGTGACATCCCTTATAACCCCTTCTTCTATTCCTACACACTGCTCACGGACTCCTCCATCAG ATTATTTGTAAACAAGAGTCGCTTTAACTCCGAGACCCTGCACTATCTGAACTCCAACTGCACAGGCTCCATGTGTGTGCAACTTGAAGATTACAGCCAAGTCCGTGACAGTGTCCAAACCTATGCCACAGGAGCTGTGAGGATCTGGATTGGGACCAGCTACACTATGTATGGGCTCTACAAAGTGATACCCAAG GAGAAACTCGTAGCAGACACCTACTCCCCAGTGATGGTGACCAAGGCGGTGAAAAACAATAAGGAACAGGCCCTCCTCAGGGCCAGCCAT GTGCGGGATGCTGTGCCCATGATCCGCTACTTGGTCTGGCTGGAGAAGAACGTCCCCAAAGGCACAGTGGACGAGTTCTCAGGGGCAGAGCTGCTGGATAAGTTCCGAGG AGAGGAAAAGTTTTCCTCTGGACCCAGTTTCCAAACCATCTCTGCTAGTGGTCTGAACGCTGCCCTGGCCCACTACAG CCCAACCAAGGAGCATCACCGCAAGCTATCCTCAGATGAAATGTACCTGGTGGATTCTGGGGGACAATACTG GGACGGAACCACAGATATTACCAGAACAGTCCACTGGGGCACCCCCTCTGCTTTCCAAAAG GAGGCATATACCCGCGTGTTGATAGGAAATATCGATCTGTCCAGACTTGTCTTTCCTGCTGCTACATCAG GACTAGCAATGGAAGCCTTTGCCCGCAGAGCCCTGTGGGATGTTGGACTCAATTATGGTCATGGGACAGGCCATGGCATTGGCAACTTCCTAAGTGTGCACGAGT GGCCAGTAGGATTCCAGTCCAGCAGCATTACCATGGGCAAGGGCATGTTCACTTCCATCG CAACTCTGTGCCTCCCAGAACCTGGTTACTATCACGACAGAGAATTTGGGATCCGTCTTGAAGATGTGGCCGTCGTGGTAGAAGCAAAGACCAAG TACCCAGGGACCTACCTGACCTTTGATGTGGTGTCCTTGGTGCCCTATGACCGGAACCTCATTGATATCAGCCTGCTGTCCCCAGAGCAG ctcTGCTCCCTAGAGCCCAAGCTTCTTCAGAAATGCCGCAAGCTGCCATGGAAAGCACTCAAGCCAAAAGCAGCCCATGTGGGCTTCCCATCAAATTTTATTAGAAGCAGTTGCTGGGCCAGCTTCATGGGTCATctacctgtgcagtcacacaacGTCCGGTGCTTAGAAGGGCCTGCTCTTaatttaatgctctgctgtcaccatcttgaatttcttaataatttttga